One Rhizobium bangladeshense DNA window includes the following coding sequences:
- a CDS encoding methionine ABC transporter permease, giving the protein MTPIMFELLLRSLWETVLMTVASGVISLVAGLPLGLALVVTARGGIAENLWINRLLGAVINGFRSVPFIILLVALIPLTRLIVGTALGTGAAIVPLAIAATPYYARIAEVSLREVDRGLIDAVRAMGGNRWTIIREVLVPEALPGIVAGFTVTLVTLIGASAMAGAIGAGGLGDLAIRYGYQRFETNVMIAVVAVLIILVCGIQWIGDRLVAKLDHR; this is encoded by the coding sequence ATGACGCCGATCATGTTTGAACTGCTTCTTCGCTCCCTTTGGGAGACGGTCCTGATGACCGTCGCCTCGGGGGTGATCTCGCTCGTCGCCGGCTTGCCGCTCGGTCTTGCGCTGGTTGTGACGGCGCGCGGCGGCATAGCCGAAAACCTCTGGATCAACCGCCTTCTCGGCGCCGTCATAAACGGCTTCCGCTCGGTGCCATTCATCATCCTGCTAGTGGCCTTGATCCCGCTGACGCGGCTGATCGTCGGCACCGCTCTCGGCACCGGGGCAGCCATCGTGCCGCTCGCTATCGCCGCGACACCTTATTATGCGCGCATCGCCGAAGTATCGTTGCGAGAGGTCGACCGTGGGCTGATCGACGCCGTGCGCGCCATGGGCGGCAACCGCTGGACCATCATCCGCGAAGTGCTGGTGCCCGAAGCGCTGCCGGGCATCGTCGCCGGTTTCACCGTCACATTGGTGACGCTGATCGGCGCCTCGGCCATGGCGGGCGCGATTGGCGCCGGCGGCCTCGGCGACCTTGCCATTCGCTATGGCTATCAGCGCTTCGAAACCAATGTCATGATTGCAGTGGTTGCCGTCCTTATCATCCTCGTCTGCGGCATTCAGTGGATTGGCGACCGGCTGGTCGCCAAGCTCGATCACAGATAG
- a CDS encoding methionine ABC transporter ATP-binding protein — protein MNSFVSTTAVETDPQAATAEEVVRLVDVKRRFGATAALDGISLRVKRGEILGIIGRSGAGKSTLIRCLNGLERADSGEIRIEGRDITGLQEQELQPLRRRIGMIFQHFNLLSAKTVEENVALPLKIEGVAKVERLKRAHELLDLVGLADKAKAYPGSLSGGQKQRVGIARALAARPALLLSDEATSALDPETTRSILALLRDINRKLGLTILLITHEMEVVRGIADRVAVIDAGRIVEEGQVWSVFANPQQAITRSLLGGIRPQLPGHIAARLSATGGSEAILSVDLAGPEAQGALFAELSAALPHSFRLVHGGIDHIQNQPVARFFIAVPSRDPALAGKVEQFLTSRSARVEVLGYDADHV, from the coding sequence ATGAATTCGTTTGTTTCCACCACGGCGGTCGAGACAGATCCGCAGGCGGCCACGGCCGAAGAGGTGGTGAGACTTGTCGACGTGAAGCGTCGGTTCGGAGCCACGGCTGCGCTCGACGGTATTTCGTTGCGGGTGAAGAGGGGCGAAATCCTCGGCATTATCGGTCGCAGCGGCGCCGGCAAATCGACGCTGATCCGCTGCCTGAACGGGCTGGAGCGCGCCGACAGCGGCGAGATCCGGATCGAAGGCCGCGATATCACCGGGCTTCAGGAGCAGGAACTGCAGCCGCTGCGCCGCCGCATCGGCATGATCTTCCAGCATTTCAATCTGCTGTCCGCCAAGACGGTCGAGGAAAACGTCGCGCTGCCGCTGAAAATCGAGGGCGTTGCCAAGGTCGAGCGCCTGAAGCGGGCGCATGAGCTGCTTGACCTCGTCGGCCTAGCCGACAAGGCGAAGGCCTATCCCGGATCGCTCTCCGGCGGCCAGAAGCAACGCGTCGGCATTGCGCGCGCGCTTGCGGCACGGCCGGCGTTGCTGTTGTCCGACGAGGCGACATCGGCGCTCGATCCGGAAACTACTCGATCGATCCTGGCTCTACTCAGGGACATAAACCGTAAGCTCGGACTGACGATCTTACTGATCACCCACGAGATGGAAGTGGTGCGAGGCATTGCGGATCGCGTCGCGGTCATCGATGCCGGGCGGATCGTCGAGGAAGGGCAGGTCTGGTCGGTCTTCGCCAATCCGCAGCAAGCGATCACCAGGAGCCTGCTTGGTGGTATCCGCCCACAGCTTCCCGGCCACATCGCCGCCCGGCTTTCGGCCACCGGAGGAAGCGAAGCGATCCTCAGCGTCGATCTCGCCGGCCCTGAAGCGCAGGGGGCTCTCTTTGCCGAACTCTCCGCGGCACTGCCGCATTCCTTCCGTCTCGTGCATGGCGGCATCGATCACATCCAGAACCAGCCGGTGGCGCGGTTCTTCATCGCCGTTCCCAGCCGCGATCCAGCGCTCGCCGGAAAGGTCGAACAGTTTTTGACGTCCCGGTCTGCCCGGGTAGAGGTGCTTGGTTATGACGCCGATCATGTTTGA
- a CDS encoding MetQ/NlpA family lipoprotein yields the protein MTKNKNLHGLHLSRRAALAAVAVSAATLFTFAAPAPSFAEDKSIKVGIMAGEDEDVWRVVTSEAAKKGLKIETVIFNDYTQPNEALERGEIDANAFQHQPYLDNQIQQHGYHIVPVGYTGVWPIGLYTKKYKSVAEIPEGAVIGVPNDPSNEGRALRVLQNEGLIKLKDGTGILATVADVTENPKKIEIKELDAGIVGRSIDDLDAGVVNTDWALKSGLSPAERIAQEPIADNPYRNFIAVKEENKGADWVKTLVSSYQNDTVKAEFDKVYKGTGLSAY from the coding sequence ATGACCAAGAACAAAAATCTACACGGCCTCCACCTTTCGCGCCGCGCGGCTCTTGCCGCCGTCGCTGTTTCCGCAGCTACACTTTTTACCTTCGCGGCACCCGCGCCTTCCTTTGCTGAGGACAAGTCGATCAAGGTCGGCATCATGGCCGGCGAAGATGAGGATGTCTGGCGGGTGGTCACGAGCGAGGCGGCCAAGAAGGGCCTCAAGATCGAAACCGTTATCTTTAACGATTATACGCAGCCGAACGAAGCGCTGGAGCGTGGCGAAATCGACGCCAATGCCTTCCAGCACCAGCCCTATCTCGACAACCAGATCCAGCAGCACGGCTACCATATCGTTCCCGTTGGTTATACCGGCGTTTGGCCGATTGGCCTCTACACCAAAAAGTACAAGTCCGTCGCCGAGATCCCGGAAGGCGCCGTCATCGGCGTTCCAAACGATCCCTCGAATGAAGGCCGGGCACTGCGCGTTCTGCAGAATGAAGGCCTTATCAAGCTGAAGGACGGCACCGGCATTCTTGCGACCGTTGCCGACGTTACCGAGAACCCGAAGAAGATCGAGATCAAGGAGCTCGATGCCGGCATCGTCGGGCGTTCGATCGACGATCTTGATGCGGGTGTCGTCAACACCGACTGGGCGCTGAAGAGTGGTCTTTCACCGGCCGAGCGCATTGCACAGGAGCCGATCGCCGACAATCCGTACCGCAACTTCATCGCTGTCAAGGAAGAGAACAAGGGTGCGGACTGGGTCAAGACGCTTGTGTCTTCCTACCAGAACGATACGGTCAAGGCCGAGTTCGATAAGGTTTACAAGGGAACGGGTCTGAGCGCCTATTGA
- a CDS encoding MFS transporter — translation MMATVAEGAPRFEKTTMSVLVAVSFCHMLNDIMQSLLASLYPLFKANYDLDFVQIGLLTMTFQVTASLLQPAVGIVTDRWPMPYSLPIGMASTFCGLILLGNAGSFALLLVAASLIGFGSAVFHPEASRVARLASGGRHGFAQSFFQVGGNAGQAIGPLLAAFIVLPLGQHSVSWLSVIAMVGMLVLSWVGSWYMNHRRQNASRPAVSRILPLPQNRVVWALLILVLLTATKNVYMASVSSYFTFYVIDRFELSVQQAQLMLFLFLGSVAVGTFLGGPIGDRFGARFVIWFSILGVIPFALLLPYANLFWTGVLSIVIGLVFASAFSAIVVFAQELVPGRVGLIAGVFFGFAFGAGGLGAALLGDFADTHGIAFVYRICSYLPLLGLLTVFLPRIPKQKSA, via the coding sequence ATGATGGCAACGGTTGCCGAGGGCGCACCCCGTTTCGAAAAGACAACCATGTCTGTTCTGGTCGCGGTCAGCTTCTGCCACATGCTTAACGACATCATGCAGTCGCTGCTCGCCTCGCTCTACCCACTGTTCAAGGCGAACTACGATCTCGATTTTGTGCAGATCGGCCTTCTGACCATGACGTTCCAGGTCACCGCGTCTCTGCTGCAGCCGGCGGTCGGCATTGTCACCGATCGCTGGCCGATGCCCTATTCCCTGCCGATCGGCATGGCGAGTACCTTTTGCGGTCTCATTCTGCTCGGCAATGCCGGCAGTTTCGCGCTGCTGCTGGTCGCGGCCAGCCTGATTGGCTTTGGCTCGGCCGTCTTCCATCCGGAAGCCTCGCGGGTGGCCCGTCTTGCATCCGGCGGCCGCCACGGTTTCGCACAGTCCTTTTTCCAGGTCGGCGGCAATGCCGGCCAGGCGATCGGTCCGCTGCTCGCCGCCTTCATCGTCTTGCCACTCGGGCAGCATAGCGTCTCCTGGCTTTCTGTCATCGCCATGGTCGGCATGCTCGTGCTGAGCTGGGTAGGCAGCTGGTATATGAACCACAGGCGTCAAAACGCCAGCAGACCCGCCGTCAGCCGAATTCTGCCGCTGCCGCAGAACCGGGTCGTCTGGGCACTGCTGATCCTGGTGCTGCTGACGGCGACGAAAAACGTCTACATGGCGAGCGTGTCGAGCTACTTCACCTTCTATGTCATCGACAGGTTTGAACTCAGCGTGCAGCAGGCGCAGCTGATGCTTTTCCTGTTCCTCGGCTCGGTCGCCGTCGGCACCTTCCTCGGCGGGCCGATAGGCGATCGCTTCGGTGCCCGTTTCGTCATCTGGTTTTCGATCCTCGGCGTTATTCCCTTCGCCTTGCTGCTGCCCTATGCCAACCTTTTCTGGACCGGCGTGCTCAGCATCGTCATCGGTCTTGTCTTCGCGTCCGCCTTTTCCGCGATAGTTGTATTCGCGCAGGAGCTAGTGCCTGGCCGCGTCGGGCTGATCGCCGGCGTATTTTTCGGCTTTGCCTTCGGGGCAGGCGGGCTAGGGGCTGCGCTGCTCGGCGATTTTGCCGACACTCACGGTATTGCCTTCGTTTACCGCATCTGCTCCTACCTGCCGCTGCTCGGCTTGCTGACGGTCTTCCTGCCGCGAATCCCGAAGCAGAAATCGGCCTGA
- a CDS encoding helix-turn-helix domain-containing protein, which translates to MNVKTPNAIDSYVGARIRTRRQLLGMSQERLAEQIGVTFQQVQKYEKGINRIGASRLQRIAEVLHTSPSFFFEQNESEPLSLQGLDLPENADPVAQFLRTKEGLVLNRAFLKIADRDIRETIIALVKAMAQAESGLTLTSMTDVNRRPLE; encoded by the coding sequence ATGAATGTCAAGACACCGAATGCCATAGACAGCTACGTCGGCGCGCGTATCAGAACACGCCGACAGTTGCTTGGAATGAGCCAGGAGCGGCTTGCCGAGCAGATCGGGGTGACCTTTCAGCAAGTTCAGAAATACGAAAAGGGCATCAATCGCATCGGCGCGAGCCGTCTGCAGCGAATAGCCGAAGTCCTTCACACCTCACCGAGCTTCTTCTTCGAGCAGAACGAGTCCGAGCCCTTGAGCCTGCAGGGGTTGGATCTGCCGGAGAATGCCGATCCGGTCGCTCAATTCCTGCGAACGAAAGAGGGATTGGTGCTTAACCGCGCATTTCTGAAGATTGCCGATCGCGATATTCGTGAGACGATCATCGCATTGGTGAAAGCGATGGCGCAAGCGGAAAGCGGCCTGACATTGACTTCGATGACAGATGTCAACCGTCGGCCTCTCGAGTAA
- the repA gene encoding plasmid partitioning protein RepA, producing MNIAPQIEKAISDVDQLIIGQAQELSDKLKQHRLEMFPPRALKGLREFQLAEVARFLGVTSGYLRNLSLEGKGALPQVTPSGRRSYTAEQMEEMRSFLEQNARAGTHYMRHRRGREHLQVVAVVNFKGGSGKTTSAAHLAQHLALTGHRVLAVDLDPQASLSAIHGFQPEFDVNENETLYAAIRYDDRRRPLRDVIRPTNFPNLHLVPGNLELMEFEHDTPRVLAQGKAGDYGRVFFARLDEALASVAEDYDVVIIDCPPQLGFLTMSAICGATAVLITVHPQMLDVMSMCQFLQMLGEVLNTLKGAGGNMNLDWLRYLVTRYDPQDGPQTQMVAFMRSMFKSHVLTNPMLRSVAISDAAMTNQTLYEVERSQFTRATYDRAMEAMEAVNTEIVDLIHKAWGRK from the coding sequence ATGAATATTGCACCGCAAATAGAAAAAGCAATTTCCGACGTCGACCAGCTGATCATTGGGCAGGCGCAGGAACTATCCGACAAGCTGAAGCAGCATCGGCTCGAAATGTTTCCGCCGCGCGCGCTGAAGGGTCTGCGGGAATTTCAGCTTGCCGAAGTGGCGCGGTTTCTAGGCGTGACCAGCGGCTATCTTCGAAATCTCTCGCTCGAGGGCAAGGGTGCCCTCCCCCAGGTTACGCCGTCCGGCCGCCGTTCGTACACGGCGGAGCAGATGGAAGAGATGCGCAGCTTCCTCGAGCAGAATGCCCGCGCCGGAACGCATTACATGCGTCACCGCCGCGGCCGCGAACATCTGCAGGTCGTTGCCGTCGTCAACTTCAAGGGCGGCAGCGGCAAGACGACGAGTGCCGCGCATCTTGCCCAGCATCTCGCCCTGACCGGCCACCGCGTCCTTGCCGTTGACCTCGATCCGCAGGCGTCTCTTTCCGCCATACACGGTTTTCAGCCGGAGTTCGACGTCAATGAAAATGAGACACTCTACGCCGCCATTCGTTACGACGATCGGCGGCGGCCGCTGCGGGATGTCATCCGGCCGACCAATTTCCCGAACCTTCACCTTGTGCCGGGCAATCTCGAGCTGATGGAGTTCGAACACGACACGCCGCGGGTCCTCGCGCAGGGCAAAGCGGGCGATTATGGGCGCGTTTTCTTCGCGCGGTTGGACGAGGCTCTGGCTTCGGTCGCCGAGGATTACGACGTCGTCATCATCGACTGTCCTCCCCAGCTCGGCTTTTTGACCATGAGCGCCATTTGTGGCGCGACGGCGGTTCTGATCACCGTCCATCCGCAGATGCTCGATGTGATGTCGATGTGCCAGTTCCTGCAAATGCTTGGCGAAGTGCTGAACACGCTGAAGGGAGCCGGCGGCAACATGAACCTCGACTGGCTGCGTTATCTCGTAACCCGTTACGATCCGCAGGACGGACCGCAGACGCAGATGGTCGCCTTCATGCGCTCGATGTTCAAAAGTCACGTGCTCACCAATCCGATGCTGCGCAGTGTTGCGATCTCCGACGCCGCGATGACCAACCAGACACTTTATGAGGTCGAGCGAAGTCAGTTTACCCGCGCGACCTATGACCGTGCCATGGAGGCCATGGAAGCGGTCAATACGGAAATCGTTGATCTCATCCATAAGGCATGGGGCCGGAAATGA
- the repB gene encoding plasmid partitioning protein RepB, which yields MARKNLLSGLMDDSKKFTAVNNEDEPAHRDEKQHITYKGIGALGAVTRSIDALAAKADAARAIEEQLASGETVVDLDPALIEDSFVTDRLAHADEQFRELVEAIRLRGQDSPILVRPHPEKDGRYQIAFGHRRARAAKELGRPVRAVVKKLDDRDHVIAQGQENSARADLSFIERTMFADKLDTLGFDRETIMSALSADKTTVSKMLSVTKRIPAEVLSAIGAAKTTGRDRWHDLSVKFETENITARAIEFTRSVEFETAEPDARFDMLVAFINRKQQTSFATANPPSARAWQRKDGAVKAKIKDDGKQFTIALKAEKASAFGAYIASNLDRLYEAFEKTQDLTKNGDQ from the coding sequence ATGGCGCGTAAAAATCTTCTGTCGGGCCTGATGGATGATTCCAAGAAGTTTACTGCGGTAAACAACGAGGATGAGCCAGCCCATCGCGACGAGAAACAGCATATCACCTATAAGGGGATTGGCGCGCTCGGTGCCGTCACCCGCAGCATCGATGCCCTGGCTGCCAAGGCCGATGCCGCCAGGGCGATCGAGGAGCAGTTGGCGAGCGGCGAGACAGTGGTCGATCTCGACCCGGCGCTGATCGAGGATTCTTTCGTGACCGACCGGTTGGCGCATGCCGACGAACAGTTCCGCGAGTTGGTCGAGGCGATCCGCCTGCGCGGCCAGGATTCGCCGATCCTCGTGCGCCCGCATCCCGAGAAGGATGGCCGATACCAGATCGCTTTTGGCCATCGTCGCGCCCGGGCTGCAAAGGAACTCGGCCGGCCTGTTCGGGCGGTGGTCAAGAAACTCGACGATCGCGACCACGTCATTGCGCAGGGCCAGGAGAATTCGGCACGCGCCGATCTCTCCTTCATCGAGAGGACGATGTTCGCCGACAAGCTCGATACGCTGGGGTTCGACAGGGAAACGATCATGTCGGCACTCAGTGCCGACAAGACGACGGTGTCGAAGATGCTGTCGGTCACGAAGCGGATTCCAGCCGAAGTCCTGAGCGCAATCGGCGCAGCCAAGACCACCGGCCGCGATCGCTGGCATGATCTTTCGGTGAAATTCGAGACGGAAAACATCACCGCCCGGGCGATCGAGTTCACCAGATCGGTGGAGTTCGAGACGGCAGAGCCGGACGCTCGCTTCGACATGCTCGTCGCCTTCATTAACAGGAAGCAACAGACCTCGTTCGCCACCGCGAATCCGCCCTCTGCTCGCGCCTGGCAGCGCAAGGACGGAGCCGTCAAAGCGAAGATCAAGGATGACGGGAAACAATTCACCATCGCGCTGAAGGCGGAGAAGGCGTCTGCCTTTGGCGCCTACATCGCCAGCAATCTGGATCGTCTCTACGAGGCGTTCGAGAAGACGCAGGATTTGACGAAGAACGGAGATCAATAA
- the repC gene encoding plasmid replication protein RepC: MESGSVTTPFGRRPMTFGMLASQAVARKIEPGRSIDKWKLYRALCEARPLLGITDRALSILNALLSFYPKGELCEDNGLVVFPSNAQLSLRAHGMAEQTIRRHLAALIEAGLLIRKDSPNGKRYARREQGGEIGEAFGFSLAPLLARADEVERLAAEVAAERLQLQRLKERLTLCRRDIAKLIEMAVEEGAPGDWSGYHLHFRSAVEQLPRSPSATEAAAALDQLELLREEIINQLEMQVKAQNQSGNAQHSERHIQSSNPYSITELEPSFGTKQGATADNRSEGWAEPMGRTATQEGRGGPVPAESSASTASGGLKSFPLGLVLQACPEIGAYGPQGSVGTWRDLMAAAVVVRSMLGVSPSAYEQACEVMGPENAATVMACVLERAGHINSAGGYLRDLTRRAERGEFAIGPMLMALARANSPIRGKTG, from the coding sequence ATGGAAAGCGGAAGTGTGACGACGCCATTCGGGCGGCGGCCGATGACGTTTGGCATGTTGGCAAGCCAGGCGGTTGCGCGAAAAATCGAGCCCGGCCGATCGATTGATAAATGGAAACTCTATCGCGCCCTGTGTGAAGCCAGGCCGCTGCTCGGCATTACCGACCGGGCGCTCTCCATCCTGAACGCCTTGCTGAGCTTTTATCCCAAGGGAGAGCTCTGCGAGGACAACGGGCTGGTCGTTTTTCCTTCCAATGCGCAGCTTTCTCTTCGCGCGCATGGCATGGCGGAGCAGACAATCCGTCGCCACTTGGCCGCATTGATCGAGGCCGGATTGCTGATCCGCAAGGACAGCCCGAACGGCAAGCGTTATGCCCGCCGGGAGCAGGGCGGGGAGATCGGTGAGGCATTTGGCTTCTCGCTGGCGCCCCTGCTCGCGCGCGCTGACGAGGTCGAGAGGCTCGCGGCGGAGGTGGCTGCCGAACGGTTGCAACTGCAGCGGCTCAAGGAGCGCCTGACGCTCTGCCGGCGCGACATCGCCAAGCTGATCGAGATGGCCGTGGAAGAGGGGGCCCCTGGCGATTGGAGTGGCTATCATCTGCATTTCCGGAGTGCGGTCGAACAGCTGCCGCGGTCGCCATCCGCGACGGAGGCCGCCGCCGCGCTCGACCAACTGGAACTGCTGCGCGAGGAGATCATCAATCAGTTGGAAATGCAGGTTAAAGCTCAAAATCAAAGCGGCAATGCCCAACATTCTGAGCGGCACATACAGAGTTCAAATCCATATTCCATTACTGAACTTGAACCAAGCTTCGGAACGAAGCAGGGCGCAACGGCGGATAATCGATCGGAAGGTTGGGCCGAACCGATGGGCCGAACAGCGACCCAGGAAGGGAGGGGCGGGCCTGTTCCGGCTGAAAGCTCAGCCTCGACTGCTAGCGGCGGACTCAAATCCTTCCCGCTGGGCCTAGTGCTGCAGGCATGCCCCGAGATCGGCGCTTATGGACCGCAGGGCTCGGTGGGCACATGGCGCGATCTGATGGCGGCGGCTGTTGTCGTTCGCTCGATGCTCGGGGTCAGCCCCTCGGCCTATGAACAGGCCTGCGAAGTGATGGGCCCTGAAAACGCCGCTACCGTCATGGCCTGCGTGCTCGAAAGGGCAGGGCACATCAATTCCGCCGGCGGTTACCTCCGTGACCTGACCCGTCGCGCCGAAAGAGGCGAATTTGCCATCGGACCGATGTTGATGGCGCTTGCCCGTGCCAATTCGCCGATCAGGGGCAAGACAGGATAA
- a CDS encoding sugar transferase, translating to MGLKRAVDFFLALVVSVILLVPILLVAVSVRLTSPGPTLYWSKRIGRFNQIFLMPKFRSMRVDTPTVATHLLENPDRFLTPIGSFLRKSSLDELPQLWCILAGKMSFVGPRPALYNQYDLIELRTARGVDKLLPGLTGWAQINGRDELPIPEKVKFDAEYLERRSIGFDMRILFLTAEKVIRRRGIKH from the coding sequence ATGGGGTTGAAAAGGGCGGTGGACTTTTTCCTGGCATTGGTCGTGTCGGTCATTCTGCTCGTCCCGATCCTTTTAGTCGCGGTTAGTGTCCGATTAACGTCGCCGGGACCGACCCTCTACTGGTCAAAACGTATCGGACGTTTCAATCAGATCTTTCTGATGCCGAAATTCCGCAGCATGCGCGTCGACACGCCGACGGTCGCGACACATCTGCTCGAAAACCCCGATCGGTTTCTGACGCCCATCGGTTCGTTTCTGCGCAAATCCAGCCTCGACGAATTGCCCCAGCTCTGGTGCATCCTTGCTGGCAAAATGAGTTTCGTCGGCCCACGCCCGGCGCTCTACAACCAGTATGATTTGATCGAGTTGCGGACGGCCCGCGGCGTTGACAAACTCCTGCCCGGATTGACCGGATGGGCGCAGATCAACGGGCGTGACGAATTGCCGATTCCGGAGAAGGTGAAATTCGATGCCGAATATCTTGAGCGGCGCTCGATCGGTTTCGACATGCGCATCCTGTTTCTGACGGCCGAGAAGGTAATCCGCCGTAGGGGAATAAAGCATTAA
- a CDS encoding polysaccharide biosynthesis protein codes for MPENTPTETPRSAWFLVPMQALVAPLLAMPRAAKRALALMVDSSLCVLTIWLAYCFRLNEWTVLTGVQWLPVFVSLCMALPIFIVMGMYRAIFRYANMAAFIAVLKAIAIYGVAFMTIFTALSVPGVPRTVGILQPFLLLIAIGLSRLGIRYWLGDTYQRILHQNTLDKVLIYGAGNAGRQLAGALTNSAELNVVGYLDDDPRLKGGIMGGLPIYDPSDLPVLAEALGVHNVLLALPSTSRQRRNEILERIRKARVNVRTLPDLTALAQGRVAVSDIRELEIEDLLGREAVAPRQELLDKAMRNKVVMVTGAGGSIGGELCRQILRNAPSSLILLDQNEFALYNIHAELLKLAELYEQESLQIVPILCSVRDQDRMEHIMQSWRPQTLYHAAAYKHVPLVEHNAVEGIKNNVMGTLITARAASKCGVSNFVLISTDKAVRPTNVMGASKRLAEMVLQALAAEPANDRARTSFSMVRFGNVLGSSGSVVPLFRQQIKEGGPVTLTHPKITRYFMTISEASQLVIQAGAMAEGGDVFLLDMGEPVRIADLARKMVELSGLTVRDEDNPEGDIELSVTGLRPGEKLYEELLIGDNPETTEHPRIMKAREDFLLWPELSKKLNSLNAALDRNDMVAARATLAELVSGYSSTGEVSDLAFTGAETNTAA; via the coding sequence ATGCCTGAAAATACCCCCACTGAGACGCCACGCTCAGCATGGTTCTTAGTGCCGATGCAGGCACTCGTCGCCCCTCTGCTGGCGATGCCGCGTGCTGCCAAGCGCGCGCTCGCCCTGATGGTGGATTCCAGTCTTTGTGTCCTGACGATCTGGTTGGCTTATTGCTTCCGTCTGAACGAATGGACGGTCCTAACCGGCGTGCAGTGGCTGCCGGTCTTCGTTTCCTTGTGCATGGCCCTTCCGATCTTCATCGTCATGGGCATGTATCGGGCGATCTTCCGTTATGCCAACATGGCCGCTTTTATTGCCGTTCTAAAGGCGATCGCGATCTACGGCGTCGCCTTCATGACGATATTCACGGCGCTCAGCGTCCCGGGCGTTCCGAGAACCGTCGGCATTCTCCAGCCCTTCCTGCTGCTGATCGCGATCGGTCTGTCACGGTTGGGCATCCGTTATTGGCTCGGCGATACCTATCAGCGCATCCTGCACCAGAATACGCTCGACAAGGTGCTGATCTATGGGGCAGGAAATGCCGGACGGCAACTCGCCGGCGCTCTGACGAACAGCGCCGAACTCAATGTCGTCGGTTATCTTGATGATGATCCCCGCCTTAAGGGCGGCATCATGGGCGGTCTGCCGATCTATGACCCGTCGGATCTTCCGGTGCTTGCCGAAGCGCTTGGCGTGCACAACGTGCTTCTTGCTCTTCCCTCCACATCGCGGCAGCGGCGCAATGAAATCCTCGAACGCATCCGCAAAGCCAGGGTGAATGTTCGAACATTGCCGGATCTCACCGCGCTTGCTCAGGGGCGTGTCGCCGTTTCCGACATACGCGAGCTGGAGATCGAGGACCTGCTGGGAAGGGAAGCGGTTGCACCGCGGCAGGAACTGCTCGACAAGGCGATGCGCAACAAGGTGGTGATGGTCACGGGCGCCGGCGGCTCGATCGGCGGCGAACTGTGCCGGCAGATCCTGCGCAATGCGCCTTCGAGCCTTATCCTCTTAGATCAGAACGAGTTTGCGCTTTATAATATTCATGCCGAATTGTTGAAGCTGGCCGAGCTTTACGAGCAGGAAAGCCTGCAGATCGTCCCGATCCTCTGTTCTGTCCGCGATCAGGATCGCATGGAACATATCATGCAGAGCTGGCGACCGCAGACGCTCTATCACGCCGCGGCTTACAAGCATGTGCCTCTCGTCGAACACAATGCCGTGGAAGGCATCAAGAACAATGTTATGGGAACGCTGATCACCGCGCGTGCGGCGAGCAAATGCGGCGTCTCCAATTTCGTGCTGATCAGCACGGACAAAGCCGTGCGCCCGACGAATGTGATGGGCGCCAGCAAAAGGCTGGCGGAGATGGTTCTGCAGGCGCTTGCGGCAGAACCGGCCAATGACAGGGCACGGACGAGTTTCTCCATGGTCCGCTTCGGAAACGTCCTCGGCTCCTCCGGATCCGTCGTGCCGCTGTTCCGGCAGCAGATCAAGGAAGGCGGTCCCGTTACCCTGACACATCCGAAAATAACCCGCTATTTCATGACGATTTCGGAGGCCTCGCAACTTGTCATTCAGGCAGGCGCCATGGCCGAGGGCGGGGATGTTTTCCTGCTCGATATGGGCGAGCCCGTTCGCATTGCGGATCTTGCCCGCAAGATGGTCGAGCTTTCCGGATTGACCGTCCGCGACGAGGATAATCCCGAGGGGGACATCGAGCTTTCCGTTACCGGCCTGAGGCCCGGCGAGAAGCTTTATGAAGAACTGTTGATCGGGGATAACCCCGAGACAACCGAACATCCTCGGATCATGAAGGCGCGCGAGGACTTCCTGCTCTGGCCGGAGCTTTCGAAGAAGCTCAACTCGCTCAATGCGGCCTTGGATCGAAACGATATGGTCGCGGCGCGCGCGACCTTGGCAGAACTTGTTTCCGGCTATTCTTCAACAGGTGAGGTTTCGGATCTGGCATTCACCGGTGCCGAAACCAATACGGCGGCCTGA